The following are encoded together in the Citrus sinensis cultivar Valencia sweet orange chromosome 1, DVS_A1.0, whole genome shotgun sequence genome:
- the LOC102617912 gene encoding protein NRT1/ PTR FAMILY 5.2-like isoform X4, which yields MIVLTLSVSLPGLKPPACKDINSQDCKKASTLQLGIFFAALYTLAVGTGGTKPNISTIGADQFDEFEPKEKAHKLSFFNWWMFSIFFGALFANTVLVYIQDNMGWTLGYGLPTLGLSISIAIFFAGTPFYRHKKPTGSPFTRMAKVIVAAIRKWNVPLPTNPKELYELDLEDYAQKWKYMIDSTQNLRFFNKAAVKTSSTNPWMLCSVTQVEETKQMLAMIPILVATFVPSTMLAQINTLFVKQGTTLDRAIGSSFKIPPASLIGFVTLSMLICVVLYDRYFVKIMRRWTKNPRGITLLQRMGIGLVIHIIIMVIASFTERYRLSVAKDHSIVEKGQQVPLTIFVLLPQFVLMGTADAFLEVAKIEFFYDQAPENMKSLGTSYSMTTLGVGNFFSTFLLSTVSNITKRHGHKGWILNNLNVSHLDYYYAFFAILNVLNFVFFLVVAKFYVYKAEVSDSMEVLTEELKVMRSRASAQEATVPG from the exons ATGATTGTGCTGACATTATCAGTATCATTACCTGGGTTGAAACCTCCTGCATGCAAAGATATTAACAGTCAAGACTGTAAGAAGGCTTCGACATTACAATTAGGCATCTTCTTTGCTGCACTCTACACGCTGGCTGTGGGAACCGGAGGAACCAAGCCCAACATCTCGACAATTGGCGCGGACCAATTCGATGAATTTGAGCCCAAGGAGAAGGCCCATAAGCTCTCCTTCTTCAACTGGTGGATGTTCAGCATCTTCTTTGGGGCACTCTTTGCCAATACAGTGCTTGTCTACATACAAGACAATATGGGCTGGACCTTGGGTTATGGGCTTCCGACACTCGGTCTTTCTATATCCATTGCGATTTTCTTCGCTGGCACACCCTTCTACAGGCACAAGAAGCCCACAGGAAGCCCATTCACAAGGATGGCAAAGGTCATTGTTGCTGCCATAAGAAAATGGAATGTGCCTCTCCCTACTAACCCTAAAGAACTTTATGAACTTGACTTGGAAGATTATGCACAAAAATGGAAGTACATGATTGACTCCACCCAAAATTTGAG GTTCTTTAACAAAGCTGCAGTCAAAACAAGTTCAACAAATCCATGGATGTTATGCTCAGTGACTCAAGTAGAGGAAACCAAGCAAATGTTAGCAATGATCCCAATCTTGGTTGCCACGTTTGTTCCCAGTACAATGCTTGCTCAAATCAACACCCTTTTTGTAAAGCAAGGCACTACCCTTGATAGAGCTATTGGTAGCAGCTTCAAGATCCCCCCTGCAAGTTTAATAGGATTTGTAACCTTATCAATGCTTATTTGTGTCGTCTTATATGATCGATACTTTGTCAAGATTATGCGAAGGTGGACTAAGAATCCTAGAGGGATCACTCTTCTTCAAAGAATGGGAATTGGCCTAGTcattcatattataattatggtTATTGCTTCTTTTACAGAGAGATATAGACTAAGTGTGGCCAAGGACCATAGTATAGTTGAAAAAGGACAGCAGGTTCCTTTAACGATATTCGTTTTGCTTCCTCAATTTGTGCTTATGGGAACAGCTGATGCATTCTTGGAGGTAGCGAAGATTGAGTTCTTTTATGATCAGGCACCAGAGAACATGAAGAGTCTTGgaacttcttattcaatgaCTACTTTAGGAGTTGGAAATTTCTTTAGTACCTTTCTGCTTTCAACGGTTTCTAACATAACCAAAAGGCATGGGCACAAAGGATGGATTCTAAACAACCTTAATGTTTCTCATTTGGACTATTACTATGCCTTTTTCGCTATATTGAATGTCTTGaactttgttttcttcttggttgtgGCAAAGTTCTATGTGTACAAGGCTGAAGTTTCGGATTCAATGGAGGTGCTCACTGAAGAGTTGAAAGTGATGAGATCAAGGGCATCTGCACAGGAAGCAACTGTGCCTGGCTGA